The Neurospora crassa OR74A linkage group IV, whole genome shotgun sequence genome has a segment encoding these proteins:
- a CDS encoding DNA replication complex GINS protein psf-2, translating to MALPLPPGLTQNEVAFLAEMEMVTVVPRQRLDSIDLLGGKTPQLRPPHRAQLPLWLALLLKKQRRANIVPPAWMHPASLAEIIHRETKEDPEAFSPPPPPPSRALYSQPGTARRLNPSYLDDFTQTQQDSQQDPNSILSPPFLPSNVAESPAGYLPYHWLEVAEALLTHAGDDMPAPAGEVRSLLRDLVEVRAAKMRSSTSALEGFGDAYLTLRGVGAMELAENRAFLAGLVDGVRKIGASAEATRREEEEEARRGGDYGGDGDEDSDEDMGL from the exons ATGGCGCTCCCACTGCCACCAGGGCTGACCCAGAACGAGGTCGCCTTCCTTGCCGAGATGGAAATGGTCACCGTCGTCCCACGTCAGCGCCTGGACAGCATCGACCTGCTCGGT GGAAAAACACCACAACTTCGGCCTCCCCACCGCGCCCAGCTGCCCCTCTggctcgccctcctcctcaagaaACAGCGCCGCGCCAACATCGTCCCTCCAGCATGGATGCATCCCGCCTCCCTTGCCGAGATTATCCATCGCGAAACAAAAGAAGATCCCGAAGCTTTCTccccgccaccacctcctccctcgcGCGCTCTGTACTCCCAGCCTGGCACCGCACGCCGGCTAAACCCCAGTTATCTCGATGACTTTACGCAAACGCAACAAGACTCGCAACAAGATCCGAACTCCATCTTAtctcctcccttcctcccttccaACGTCGCCGAATCCCCCGCCGGATACCTCCCCTACCACTGGCTCGAGGTTGCCGAGGCTTTGCTCACACACGCCGGCGATGACATGCCCGCCCCGGCTGGCGAGGTGCGGTCGCTACTGCGAGACTTGGTGGAGGTGCGCGCAGCCAAGATGCGCAGCAGTACATCGGCTTTGGAGGGGTTTGGTGATGCCTATTTGACCCTGCGTGGCGTTGGTGCTATGGAGTTAGCTGAGAACAGAGCTTTTCTGGCGGGCTTGGTGGATGGCGTACGGAAGATTGGGGCCAGCGCCGAGGCGacgagaagggaagaggaagaggaggctagGAGGGGCGGGGActatggtggtgatggggatgagGATAGTGATGAGGATATGGGCCTTTGA